CCGGCGGCCAGTCGTTCTCGGGAGACTTCGTCGTCGCCGCCCGCACCAACGGCGGCCGGACCCTCGAAGTCGTCCTCACCGACGTCTCCGGCAAGGGCATGGACGCCGCGTCGCGCGCCCTGCTGCTGTCCGGCGCCTTCGGCGGGCTCCTGGGCTCCCTCCCCCCGCACGGCTTCCTCACCGCCGCCAACGGCTATCTCCTGCGCCAGGACTGGGACGAGGGCTTCGCGACCTCCGTCCACCTCGTGCTCGACCTGGACTCCGGCGACTACGAACTGCTCTCCGCCGGCCATCTGCCGGCACTCCAGCTCCACGCGGGCTCCGGCCGCTGGGAGGAGCAGGCCGCGGAGGGCCCGCTGCTCGGAGTGTACGAGGGCGCCCAGTTCGACCCGGTCAAGGGCACTCTGCGCCCAGGCGACGTGCTGATGCTCTTCACGGACGGGCTCGTCGAGGCGAACGACCGGGACATCGCCGAGGGCATGGACCGGCTCACCGGCGAGGCCGACCGCTATGTGGCGACGGGTTTCGAGGGGGCCGCCTGGCACCTCATCGAGGCCGTGGCGAAGGACGTCAACGACGACCGGGCCCTGCTGCTGATCCGCCGGGAGCCGTGACGCCCGGTCGGCGGGGCGCCCGTAGAGTCGGGCGTATGGCCAAACTCACGCTCGACCAGGTCGAGGCGATCGCCCGGGACGCCCACGCGCACCAGACGGACAAGGCAGGACGGCCCTACGCCGAGCACATCCGGGCGGTGGCGGACGGAGTGAGGACGCGGGGCGGCACCGACGAGCAGATCGCCGCCGCCTGGCTGCACGACGCGATCGAGGACGACGCGCTGTCGCGGGAATGGCTGGCCGCAGCCGAACTCCCGCAACAGGTGAAGGACTTGGTGGACGCCATGACCAAGCGCCCGGGGGAGGACGCCGAGTCGTACGCCCGGCGCATCCTCGCCACACCGGGCGCCCGTCTCGTCAAGGAGGCAGACCTGGCCCACAACGCCGATCCGGACCGGCTCGCCCTGCTCGACGAACCGACCCGGGCCCGGCTCACCGCCAAGTACGCGACGATGAGGCGGCTGCTCGGCCTGACAGCCGGGTGACGTCCCGTCGGAACGCCCACGACAGTTCGGGCTCGGTCGCGAACCGCAGCGCACGTCGCACCGGCGGGGTGCAGAACAGCGTCACGGCCGCGGCCGTGACGAGCGTGACCGCGATCTCCCCGGCCGGCTCCGCCAGCCACGGGTACTGGGCCACCAGTCCCAGGTAGTCCAGGGACTTCACCAGGAAGCCGTGGAGCAGGTAGCCGCAGATGGTGCCCGCGCCCAGCACGGTGAACCACGTCCTGCGGCGCGGTACCCAGGCGAGGAAGGCGGCTGTCAGCAGCAGCGCGCAGCCGAACAGCCCGAAGGTCATCAGCGGACCCGCCCACCACGGCGCGTCCAGCTCCTCGGCGCTGGTCGAGCGGTAGAACCAGCCCATCCGTACGTCCGGCGCCACCCAGTAGGTGAACACCGCCGCGCCCGCGACCACCGGAAGCGCCAGCAGCCGCACCTCCCGGCGCCGCAGCATCTGGAAGTGCTCCGGCCGCATCGACAGACCCAGCACGAAGAACGGCAGGAACTGCAGGATGCGCTGGAGGTCGAGGTCCTGACCGATGCCCGGGGTGAGCGAGCCGAGCGACGCGATGACCAGGGCCACCGCCAGCGGATACTTGATGGAACGCCACAGCGGCGTCGACAGCCGCCACACGAACAGCGCGATCAGGAACCACGTGAGGTACAGCGGATCGGTCAGGCTGAAGGGGTAGTCGGGGTCGTCGTCGGCCCACCGCTTGAAGAGCGTGTAGGCGGCCTCGAAGACGAAGAACGGCACCACGACACCGCTGACCAGCCGCTTCAGCTGGTCGGGGCGGGCCTGGAAACTCCGCGAGAAGTAGCCGGAGATGATGATGAACGCCGGCATGTGGAAGGTGTAGACGAACATGTACGCCGCCCTGGTGGCGCGGCTGCCGTCCATCACCGGCTCCCACGCGTGCGCCACCGCCACCAGCACGATGGCGAGGTACTTGGCGTTGTCGAAGTAGGCGTCGCGTCTCTTGACCTGCGCCGCCGGTGCCTCCTGCGCCGCCGGTTCCGGTGGGGCGGGCGGTGTCGCTTCGGCCGTCGCTGTCCTCCCTGGGAGGGGCTCCGGCTCACGGGAGGCGTCGGGGACGCGGTCCCTCTGCAATCCATTCGGAGCGTGGAACATTCGAGGCACCCTAACCGGGTCCAATGGAATTCGTAAAACCCACCGGGAAGATCTCCTGTATTCGTCACCGACACGACCGTCAAACGTCCGATATGCCCCAATTAATCCCGCTTAAACGGGGCGAAATGTCGAAGCTCGAGTCATCGGCGAATTTCCTCACCGGTATTGTCCGAATTTCCTGTGACCCGCATGTGTGCATTTCGCACCGCCGGGTAGCAGTAAGCGGTGACGCGCCGCCGCCCACCCGTCGGCGCATCGTGATGTGATCCGATCCATGCGCCGATGATCCGTCAGGCGGTCACCGCGGCCCGGCTGTTGGTGGCACGATGGTGGGGCGGGGGGTGTGCGGGGCCGTATGCCTCCCGGTGGGCAAGGCGGACCGACCGAGGGTGTGATCAGTTGTGGCCATTTCACTGTCTGTGGTGCTGCTGTTGGCGATCATCCTCGTGGTGATGATCCGTGGCGGTTCGATCAAGGCCGGGCCCGCGATAGTCGCGGCGCTCTTCGGCTTCTTCCTCGCCTCGACCGGTATGGCGCCGGCGATCGACAACTTTCTGGACTCGCTGGCGGACTCGATCAACGCGATCAGATTCTGAGCGCATTTCGCTCGTCTTGTCTTCTTCCGGTCAAGGCTCATCGGTCCCGCCTGCCCGGCTTCTGCCGGGTCGACACGGATGCGGCGGGATCTCGTACCGAGCGGGGGCGGCTCACGCCGGTGCGTGTCCGTGGGCGGGCCGACGCTCGCTGCCGCCTCGTTCGAGGGCGAACCGGTGCCGCCCGGCACCGGAGCCGTGGTGGACTCGGGGCGCCCACCCGGGCGGTGCGGGTGGGCACGTTCGGGGCCCGTGCGAACGGGCACGCAACAGGCGTGCAAGGCCGTGCGCGGTTCGTGGAACGCGTCAGGGCCAGACCGAGGATTCCTCCTCCGGCCTGGCCCTGAGCCACCTGGAGCGGGCGACGGGAATCGAACCCGCGTAGCTAGTTTGGAAGACGCCGGATGCGGATGGTGGCTGACCTGGCAAGCCCCCGATCTGGGCTGGAGCGCGGTTGGCGCTGCTGTTCCCCTTGAATCCCCGTTACGTCCCGCTGGATCGGGCACGCAGCGGGCACGGCACACTGGGAGTGTCGGCATCCGCGGTTGTGGCTGGGGGGAACGTGAGCAAGGGATGGCCTGAGCGTTGGTGGACGACAGCTCTCGTAGCCTCGGCGCTAACCGGCATCGTTTCCTATGACGTCTGGTGGGTAGCGAGGATCCTTGCGGAGCCCGTCCTGGACTGGTGGGATCTCCTTGGGCCGTGCGTGGGAGGCGCCTGGTTCGCGCTCCTGGCGGTGTCGACTGCCCGTCGTGCGATTATCCTCCGCAGGAGCACGCGAGCGGTAGGTGCTGAGACGCAGGCCAGCCATTAGGTCGCACCAGGCTGGCGCGGTCCTCTCCCCTGAGGTCGGCGGGAGCGGCTTTGGGCTGGAGCTGCCATGGGGCGAGAGATCGGGGGCCCGTAAGCTTCCCGCGACTCGGGCAGTCTCTGGACCTGCCCGCAATAGCCCGATGTGGGCCCCCGATCTTCGAGGCTCGCCCCATGGTGGCTGCGTAAAGCCGCGGAGCCGACCGCCCTGGCCACGGTCCTGTTCTTACCTGTGGTTGTCGCACTGTCCCTAGCCCCGGCCTGGTCTTTCGCCCCTTTGTGGGCGCGGGCGGGCGACGACGCGCGGTCCCGGTGGCGGAGACATGGAGGGAGCCGGGCGGCGGCGTCCGGCCGGCGCCGCCGCGCTGTGCGCGGCACCTCTGATCTCTGAATCAGACTGCTTGCAGTTCCAGGAGGCCGGGATCATCGGCGAGCGAAGCGAGCACTTGATCGAGGTAGAGAAACCTGTAACTCGTCTGCGCCCAAAGGGCGTTCGCGGCGTCCACTGTCACTTTTACTGACAGTGCCCCCCTATGGGCTGGGTACCTTCGAGGTGTCGAAAGGAGTCCCATGATGGGGGCGGATCTGAGCACAGGACAGCGCGTAGCGAGGGCAAGGCGCCGAATCGGCTGGGACCAAGCTCAACTGGCCGCCGCCGTTGATCGCTCTGTGAGCTGGGTCTCCAAGGTCGAAACAGGACGACTGCCTCTCGACCGCATGAGCATTCTGGGGCAGCTCGCGGAAGTGCTGGGCGTGGAGGTCATAGAGCTGACGGGGCAGCCCTACCGTCACGAAACCTCCGAGCTGGACTCCGGACATGCCTCCATCCCCGGTCTCCGCCTCGCCCTCCAGCAAGCCACGATGCCCGGTGGCGCCGCTCTCATCGCCACGACCGAGCTTCCGACCCTCCCAGATCTCGTAAGTCGGGTGGCGGCAGCGGAGCAGCTGAGGCAGGACGCCAAGTTCACGGCGCTTGGCGATGTCCTCCCGCAGATCCTCCGGGACCTGATCGTTCTGTGCGACGCGGTCACGGGTGACGATGTGGGACAGGCGGAGGCTCTGATGCTTCGCGCCAGTCACATGGCCCGCGTCTCCTCGAACCTCCTTGGCCATCATGACCTCGGGTGGAGCGCTGTCCAGCGAGAGCTGGTAGCCGCCGAGCGCGCAGAGTCCCCGGTCCTTCAGGCTGCCGCCCGATGGGACCTTTGCGGCGTCTGGCTCCATGAGGGAGAGCTGAATGCGGCGCGGGACATGGCTCGTCGCGCTCTGGATGATCTCGAACCGCACATGGCTGCGGGGGATGAGCCTGTCCGCGCTCTCTGGGGTGCGATGCACCTTCGGGCGGCCGTTGCGTGGTCTCGTCTCTGGCACCGAGCTGAGGCCGAGTCGCACCTTGCCGAGGCGCGGCAGGTCGCGACCGGGCTGCCCGATGACGGGAACGTCTTCCAGACGCAGTTCAACGCGGTCAACACGGAGATTCACTCGGTGGAGGTCAGCTTGGAGTTGGGCCACCCTCGTGACGTTTCCTCGCGTGCCGAGCTGGTTGATGTCATGCGCATTGCCTCTGGCGAGCGGCAGTCTCACTTCTGGGTCTGCACTGCCGCCGGCCACATGATGAACCGCAAGGCGGCGCCTGCGGCTGAAGCGATCCTGCGGGCCGACTCGATCGCGCCGCAACATGTGCGAAACCGGCCGGT
The genomic region above belongs to Streptomyces marianii and contains:
- a CDS encoding PP2C family protein-serine/threonine phosphatase, with the protein product MARGAADSYTARMRKATHRARTTLRRSGVDYFRGDGSDWIALAGLLLTVPAIAWGTILMPVWCTPAALVLPIVAGGLLLRPASLLGLYAAAALALIVESLVLGPYTEGPARVTPGTVLVVAACGLFGLLIAQFRARVGVPWRRGGTMLFDLRERIRVQSALPRLPQGWHREMALRPAGGQSFSGDFVVAARTNGGRTLEVVLTDVSGKGMDAASRALLLSGAFGGLLGSLPPHGFLTAANGYLLRQDWDEGFATSVHLVLDLDSGDYELLSAGHLPALQLHAGSGRWEEQAAEGPLLGVYEGAQFDPVKGTLRPGDVLMLFTDGLVEANDRDIAEGMDRLTGEADRYVATGFEGAAWHLIEAVAKDVNDDRALLLIRREP
- a CDS encoding HD domain-containing protein; translation: MAKLTLDQVEAIARDAHAHQTDKAGRPYAEHIRAVADGVRTRGGTDEQIAAAWLHDAIEDDALSREWLAAAELPQQVKDLVDAMTKRPGEDAESYARRILATPGARLVKEADLAHNADPDRLALLDEPTRARLTAKYATMRRLLGLTAG
- a CDS encoding acyltransferase family protein, producing MFHAPNGLQRDRVPDASREPEPLPGRTATAEATPPAPPEPAAQEAPAAQVKRRDAYFDNAKYLAIVLVAVAHAWEPVMDGSRATRAAYMFVYTFHMPAFIIISGYFSRSFQARPDQLKRLVSGVVVPFFVFEAAYTLFKRWADDDPDYPFSLTDPLYLTWFLIALFVWRLSTPLWRSIKYPLAVALVIASLGSLTPGIGQDLDLQRILQFLPFFVLGLSMRPEHFQMLRRREVRLLALPVVAGAAVFTYWVAPDVRMGWFYRSTSAEELDAPWWAGPLMTFGLFGCALLLTAAFLAWVPRRRTWFTVLGAGTICGYLLHGFLVKSLDYLGLVAQYPWLAEPAGEIAVTLVTAAAVTLFCTPPVRRALRFATEPELSWAFRRDVTRLSGRAAASSSRTWR
- a CDS encoding helix-turn-helix domain-containing protein — translated: MGADLSTGQRVARARRRIGWDQAQLAAAVDRSVSWVSKVETGRLPLDRMSILGQLAEVLGVEVIELTGQPYRHETSELDSGHASIPGLRLALQQATMPGGAALIATTELPTLPDLVSRVAAAEQLRQDAKFTALGDVLPQILRDLIVLCDAVTGDDVGQAEALMLRASHMARVSSNLLGHHDLGWSAVQRELVAAERAESPVLQAAARWDLCGVWLHEGELNAARDMARRALDDLEPHMAAGDEPVRALWGAMHLRAAVAWSRLWHRAEAESHLAEARQVATGLPDDGNVFQTQFNAVNTEIHSVEVSLELGHPRDVSSRAELVDVMRIASGERQSHFWVCTAAGHMMNRKAAPAAEAILRADSIAPQHVRNRPVARNLVDDLRSTDRHARTEEIRRLAAHMKLG